The window GCCTTGCCATCTCCTCGGCATGCTTCGCGGTGAACATCTTGCCTCCGGGGTGACTCATCTCAGTGACCGCGTAGATCTCGGCATCGCCGGCTGCATCGACGGCCGCCTTGAGGGAATCGTCACCTGTGAATGCATGCACTATGACTGCTGAAGCCCCTCTGGAGACAGCGTTCTCCACGATCAGCCTGACGGTGTTGGGGATGTCGGCGACTTTGAAATCGCATATGACATCAGAGAATTCGGACAGCTTGGTAATCATCTGGGGGCCTTCGGACAGGACCAGGGGCCAGTTGATCTTGATAGCATCGACCACATCGCTCACCAATTCGGCCACGTTGAGTGCTTTCTTACCATCGGTCTCGTCAAGCGCGAGAACAAGTCTGCTGTCCATCTTCATGCGTCCCGCATCCGCGCCAGTGATTATAAACTGTCGTGCCGTAACACCCGGCATGCTCAGGAAGATGG of the Thermoplasmata archaeon genome contains:
- the pyrF gene encoding orotidine-5'-phosphate decarboxylase; protein product: MKMDSRLVLALDETDGKKALNVAELVSDVVDAIKINWPLVLSEGPQMITKLSEFSDVICDFKVADIPNTVRLIVENAVSRGASAVIVHAFTGDDSLKAAVDAAGDAEIYAVTEMSHPGGKMFTAKHAEEMARLGVECGVKGFIAPATRPERIADIRKIIGDLKILSPGVGAQGGKASDAIRAGATYTIVGRAIYGSDNPRESALAFAEDIRTAL